From the genome of Streptomyces sp. NBC_01260, one region includes:
- a CDS encoding transposase, which translates to MESMGKKKPRRPRRSFTPEFKAEIVGLCRRGDRSVGQVARDFELTETTVRDWVKQAEVDAGERNGLTSSEREELAALRRENRRLREDVDVLKRATAFFAKETR; encoded by the coding sequence ATGGAGAGCATGGGGAAGAAGAAGCCTCGCCGCCCTCGTCGTTCGTTCACGCCGGAGTTCAAGGCCGAGATCGTCGGTCTGTGCCGACGAGGTGACCGCTCGGTCGGGCAGGTCGCCAGAGACTTCGAACTGACCGAGACGACGGTGCGGGACTGGGTGAAGCAGGCCGAGGTCGACGCGGGCGAGCGCAACGGGCTGACCAGCAGTGAGCGCGAGGAACTGGCCGCGTTGCGGCGGGAGAACCGCCGGCTGCGTGAGGATGTCGACGTCCTCAAGCGGGCCACAGCTTTCTTCGCGAAGGAGACCCGGTGA
- a CDS encoding NADPH-dependent FMN reductase, with translation MPTDTHPGPLRVLVFGAALRADSTNARLAALVARLISDTGATADLAPMRDFDMPLYDGDMETAGGLPQGALALRDRLEQSDAFVISSPEYNASVPGVLKNAIDWVSRVRPQPFKTKHAMLVSASPSLIGGNRGLWTLRIPLEHLGTRVYPDMFSLANSYQAFAEDGTLTDPGLQQRLTETVTAFLSLVEADVRHVCLERRWYEFLGDRTEAAITQRAEA, from the coding sequence ATGCCCACGGACACACATCCCGGCCCGCTGCGGGTTCTGGTTTTCGGCGCGGCGCTGCGGGCCGATTCGACCAACGCCCGTCTCGCCGCCCTCGTGGCCCGCCTCATCTCCGACACCGGTGCCACGGCTGACCTCGCCCCTATGCGCGACTTCGACATGCCCTTGTACGACGGCGACATGGAGACCGCCGGAGGACTGCCGCAAGGGGCCCTCGCCCTGCGCGACCGACTCGAGCAGAGCGACGCCTTCGTCATCTCCTCGCCGGAGTACAACGCCTCCGTGCCGGGAGTGCTGAAGAACGCGATCGACTGGGTCTCCCGTGTCCGGCCGCAGCCGTTCAAGACCAAGCACGCGATGCTCGTCTCCGCCTCGCCGTCCCTGATCGGCGGCAACCGCGGGCTGTGGACCCTGAGGATTCCCCTGGAGCACCTGGGTACCCGCGTCTACCCGGACATGTTCAGCCTGGCCAATAGCTACCAGGCCTTCGCCGAGGACGGAACGTTGACCGACCCGGGGCTGCAGCAACGTCTCACCGAGACCGTGACGGCTTTCCTCAGCCTCGTCGAAGCGGACGTGCGACACGTCTGCCTGGAACGCCGGTGGTACGAGTTCCTGGGAGACCGCACCGAGGCAGCCATCACCCAAAGGGCCGAGGCGTGA
- a CDS encoding SigE family RNA polymerase sigma factor, with the protein MEQDRAKGFDAFVAARWSALFHLALLLVGGDRHRAEDLLQEALVKLWFVWPKIAEEAPEAYIRKVLARAAARSARRRWWGERPAEQLPDLAEVGDLSASVVERSRLGAALAQLPPRQRAAVVLRYYLDLPERQVAEMLGCPVGTARSHASRGVARLRRILADVTEPVG; encoded by the coding sequence ATGGAGCAGGATCGAGCCAAGGGGTTCGACGCGTTCGTGGCGGCCCGCTGGTCGGCGCTGTTCCATCTCGCTCTCCTGCTCGTCGGAGGCGATCGGCACCGGGCCGAGGACCTGCTCCAGGAAGCCCTGGTCAAGCTCTGGTTCGTCTGGCCCAAGATCGCAGAGGAGGCCCCCGAGGCGTACATACGCAAGGTTTTGGCGCGCGCGGCGGCACGCTCGGCGCGACGACGCTGGTGGGGCGAGCGACCGGCCGAGCAACTGCCTGACCTGGCGGAGGTGGGTGACCTGTCCGCCTCCGTGGTGGAGCGCTCGCGGCTGGGAGCCGCGTTGGCCCAGTTGCCGCCGCGGCAGCGGGCCGCGGTGGTGCTGCGCTACTACCTCGACCTGCCCGAGAGGCAGGTCGCGGAGATGCTGGGGTGCCCGGTGGGCACCGCTCGATCCCATGCGTCTCGTGGCGTGGCGCGACTGCGTCGGATCCTGGCCGATGTCACCGAACCAGTGGGGTGA
- a CDS encoding bifunctional glycosyltransferase family 2/GtrA family protein: MIEAGSVTVKHPSSSKDDSPNDPTGRLPLRTPVSAHQREPVLDVVVPVFNEERDLERSVRRLHAHLRETFPYPFRITVADNASTDETPRIAARLAAELPEAQWLRLAEKGRGRALHAAWSDSPAPVLAYLDVDLSTDLRALLPLVAPLISGHSDIAIGTRLARGSRVVRGPKRETISRCYNALLRSTLAVGFSDAQCGFKAVRRDVAERLLPLVKDSGWFFDTELLVIAERAGLRIHEVPVDWVDDPDSRVDILSTALADLRGITRIGRALACGTLPLAGLRRRADGDRPGSPGLAGQLLRFAAVGTLSTVGYVLLYATLRPAAGPQGANALALLICAVANTAANRRLTFGLRGRGGVMRHQAKGLLVFVIGLVITSGSLAALHDVAPRAARPTEVGVLVAANLAATLLRFLLFRAWVFPARRPGTGATAA, translated from the coding sequence ATGATAGAAGCAGGATCGGTCACCGTGAAGCACCCCTCTTCCTCCAAGGACGACTCACCGAACGACCCGACCGGCCGACTACCACTGCGCACACCCGTGTCGGCGCATCAGCGGGAACCCGTCCTGGACGTGGTCGTCCCGGTGTTCAACGAGGAGCGTGATCTGGAGCGAAGCGTACGGCGGCTGCACGCGCACCTGCGCGAGACCTTCCCCTACCCGTTCCGGATCACCGTCGCGGACAACGCCAGCACGGACGAGACTCCGCGGATCGCGGCCCGGCTGGCCGCCGAGCTGCCCGAGGCGCAGTGGCTGCGGCTGGCCGAGAAGGGACGGGGCCGGGCGCTGCACGCCGCGTGGTCGGACTCGCCGGCGCCGGTGCTGGCGTACCTGGATGTGGACCTGTCGACCGACCTGAGGGCACTACTGCCCCTCGTCGCCCCCCTGATCTCCGGCCACTCCGACATCGCCATCGGCACGCGCCTCGCACGCGGTTCACGGGTGGTACGCGGACCCAAGCGCGAGACCATCTCCCGCTGCTACAACGCCCTGCTGCGCTCCACGCTCGCCGTGGGCTTCTCCGACGCGCAGTGCGGTTTCAAAGCCGTACGGCGCGACGTCGCCGAACGGCTGCTGCCCCTGGTGAAGGACTCGGGGTGGTTCTTCGACACCGAGCTGCTGGTGATCGCCGAGCGGGCCGGGCTACGGATACACGAGGTGCCGGTCGACTGGGTGGACGACCCCGACAGCCGGGTCGACATCCTGTCCACGGCGCTGGCCGACCTGCGCGGCATCACCAGGATCGGCCGGGCACTGGCCTGCGGCACGCTCCCGTTGGCCGGGCTGCGCCGGAGAGCCGACGGCGACCGGCCGGGAAGCCCGGGCCTGGCCGGCCAACTGCTGCGCTTCGCCGCCGTGGGAACCCTGAGCACCGTCGGATACGTGCTGCTCTACGCCACGTTGCGCCCGGCGGCGGGACCGCAGGGCGCCAACGCGCTGGCACTGCTGATCTGCGCGGTCGCCAACACGGCCGCGAACCGGCGGCTCACCTTCGGACTGCGCGGCCGAGGCGGTGTGATGCGCCACCAGGCCAAGGGCTTGCTGGTCTTCGTGATCGGCCTCGTCATCACCAGTGGATCGCTCGCCGCGCTACATGACGTGGCGCCCCGCGCCGCGCGCCCCACCGAGGTCGGAGTGCTCGTCGCCGCCAACCTGGCGGCAACCCTCCTGCGGTTTCTGCTCTTCCGGGCCTGGGTGTTTCCTGCCCGCCGCCCCGGGACGGGAGCCACGGCAGCATGA
- a CDS encoding glycosyltransferase family 39 protein — protein MNHTMTPTAGPCISTPESSERVPGPDRGHGPRLRHAVRQYGPVLALYGVLKLIGFCVFMHLLDSSGDFRKKHPRFGGGAHAWDVLASWDGWWYQQIASHGYHPALVPVPGATGLITLEGNSAAFFPLYPAAMRLVSSCTGLGLYGAGMLVSVVASFAASLGIYAVTARFGGRRAGLAAAGLWAVWPGSGVEWSVYSDSLYVALAVWACHAVMSDRWLTAGVLTFAAGLNRPTAVALIAALTVAALLTLHRRREDHARPWTAVLIAPLGLIGYLLWVGNRMGDLGGYFKLQEGAWAHTFDYGKQTLDVFTSIAVGRFDYLFAYPFEDTIGALTVLLGVLLIPLLFHLRLPAVLTVYTVLTFALVLGSQQIFGNVSRYLLPAFPLFIPLAVQLRNIRLPMLFALLGIAAVASGSYAGYVLFELGVP, from the coding sequence ATGAACCACACGATGACGCCGACAGCCGGCCCCTGCATCAGCACCCCCGAATCCTCCGAGCGGGTCCCCGGCCCGGACCGCGGCCATGGGCCGCGCCTGCGCCATGCGGTTCGGCAGTACGGACCCGTACTCGCCCTGTACGGCGTACTGAAGCTCATCGGCTTCTGCGTCTTCATGCACCTGCTCGACTCCTCCGGTGACTTCCGGAAGAAGCACCCGCGCTTCGGCGGCGGCGCGCATGCCTGGGACGTACTGGCCTCCTGGGACGGCTGGTGGTACCAGCAGATCGCCTCACACGGCTACCACCCCGCGCTCGTCCCCGTCCCCGGAGCCACCGGGCTGATCACCCTCGAAGGCAACTCCGCGGCGTTCTTCCCCCTCTACCCCGCGGCGATGCGGCTGGTCTCCTCCTGCACGGGCCTCGGCCTGTACGGCGCCGGCATGCTGGTCTCGGTCGTCGCCTCGTTCGCCGCCTCCCTCGGCATCTACGCCGTCACCGCCAGGTTCGGCGGCAGGCGCGCCGGGTTGGCCGCGGCCGGACTGTGGGCCGTCTGGCCCGGCTCCGGCGTGGAGTGGTCGGTCTACTCGGATTCCCTCTACGTCGCCCTCGCCGTCTGGGCCTGCCACGCCGTCATGAGCGACCGCTGGCTCACCGCGGGAGTCCTCACCTTCGCTGCCGGCCTCAACCGGCCCACCGCCGTCGCCCTCATCGCCGCCCTCACCGTCGCCGCGCTGCTGACACTCCATCGTCGCCGAGAAGACCACGCACGCCCGTGGACCGCGGTACTCATTGCGCCGCTCGGGCTCATCGGCTACCTGCTCTGGGTCGGCAATCGGATGGGCGACCTCGGCGGCTACTTCAAACTCCAGGAGGGCGCCTGGGCTCACACCTTCGACTACGGCAAGCAGACCCTCGACGTCTTCACCTCCATAGCGGTGGGCCGCTTCGACTACCTCTTCGCATACCCCTTCGAGGACACCATCGGCGCGCTGACCGTCCTGCTGGGCGTGCTTCTGATCCCTCTCCTGTTCCACCTGCGTCTCCCAGCCGTCCTGACCGTCTACACGGTCTTGACCTTCGCCCTGGTCCTGGGCAGCCAGCAGATATTCGGCAACGTCTCCCGCTACCTTCTCCCGGCCTTCCCCCTCTTCATTCCCCTCGCCGTCCAACTGCGCAATATCCGTCTGCCCATGCTGTTCGCGTTGCTCGGCATCGCGGCGGTCGCGTCGGGTTCGTACGCGGGATACGTACTCTTCGAACTGGGGGTCCCTTAG
- a CDS encoding DNA polymerase ligase N-terminal domain-containing protein — translation MDVTGENDDRLRDYRSERRFDATAEPRGDGERPGAAPCFVVQIHQARRMHFDFRLEVGGVLKSWAVPRGPSENPRERRLAVPTEDHPLEYRTFEGVIAKGEYGGGTVIVWDQGTYRPLSHDRWGAPVPFEQSLEDGHATFWLDGTKLHGEFALTRFKGGGDGGAPGEEIWLLIKAKDGRAPHDGPDTPDPFRARSARTGRTLQQVAAEEGGGAS, via the coding sequence ATGGATGTGACCGGCGAAAACGACGACCGGCTCCGGGACTACCGCAGCGAACGGCGCTTCGACGCGACCGCGGAGCCGCGCGGCGACGGGGAGCGGCCGGGTGCGGCGCCCTGTTTCGTCGTACAGATCCACCAGGCGCGGCGCATGCACTTCGACTTCCGGCTGGAGGTCGGCGGCGTACTGAAGTCATGGGCGGTGCCGCGCGGACCCTCGGAGAACCCGCGCGAGAGGCGGCTGGCCGTCCCCACGGAGGACCACCCGCTGGAGTACCGCACGTTCGAGGGAGTCATCGCGAAGGGCGAGTACGGCGGCGGCACGGTGATCGTCTGGGACCAGGGCACCTACCGGCCGCTCAGCCACGACCGCTGGGGCGCACCCGTGCCGTTCGAGCAGTCCCTGGAGGACGGGCACGCGACCTTCTGGCTCGACGGCACCAAGCTGCACGGCGAGTTCGCCCTCACCCGCTTCAAGGGAGGCGGTGACGGCGGCGCCCCGGGCGAGGAGATATGGCTGCTGATCAAGGCCAAGGACGGGCGCGCCCCCCATGACGGGCCGGACACACCGGACCCGTTCCGGGCACGTTCGGCCCGTACGGGGCGCACCCTGCAGCAGGTCGCCGCCGAGGAAGGGGGCGGAGCTTCGTGA
- a CDS encoding endonuclease translates to MTARRTVEVLLSRYGTTYAAEAGIRLRNTPQPLYQLLVLCDLLSARIRASVAVAAARALFTHGMRSPDRMIGTTWQQRVDALGEGGYRRYDERTATQLGDGAELLLVEYGGDLRRLRKEADGDLDILRSGLRRTPGMGPAGADIFVREVQAVWPEAAPFLDGMALQGAEKLGLPASPAKLARLAEQADDRGPAVLAAALVRAALDKHVVDDVAARA, encoded by the coding sequence GTGACCGCCCGCAGGACCGTGGAGGTCCTTCTCAGCCGCTACGGCACCACCTACGCCGCAGAGGCCGGTATCAGGCTGCGGAACACACCGCAGCCTCTGTACCAACTCCTCGTGCTCTGCGATCTGTTGAGCGCCCGCATCCGGGCATCCGTGGCGGTGGCGGCGGCACGCGCGCTGTTCACCCACGGCATGCGGTCCCCGGACCGGATGATCGGGACGACATGGCAGCAGCGCGTCGACGCACTGGGCGAGGGCGGCTACCGGCGCTACGACGAACGCACCGCCACCCAGCTCGGCGACGGGGCAGAGCTCCTGCTGGTCGAGTACGGGGGCGATCTGCGGCGGCTGCGCAAGGAGGCCGACGGCGACCTGGACATCCTGCGGTCCGGGCTGCGCAGAACCCCGGGCATGGGCCCGGCAGGTGCGGACATCTTCGTACGCGAGGTGCAGGCCGTGTGGCCGGAGGCGGCACCGTTCCTGGACGGAATGGCTCTCCAGGGCGCCGAGAAGCTGGGGCTGCCCGCCTCGCCGGCGAAGCTCGCACGACTGGCGGAGCAGGCCGACGACCGCGGGCCCGCCGTGCTCGCGGCGGCCCTGGTGCGCGCCGCGCTGGACAAGCACGTCGTGGACGACGTCGCGGCGCGGGCCTGA
- a CDS encoding recombinase family protein produces MKQSVLVSDDFKRVEAHPCPMSTCAAPAGSPCRTGKGKVAIQYHTARFRLVPQLAKVLSAPTPAVRKPGSVWTELPRSASASAEPVGHVRLGYARASTARQSLDAQLDSLTEAGVTRVFSEKISTRATRRPELEAAVKLAGEIRSSGVAVALVVHEHKRLGRGIELAMLAEELKANDVGLEFLTGELKGSHAPSGIVFTVLAAMSGMEREYIRDRTLEGHESARKRGKTIGGAGVTDDSMLSMALHLRDQEMSLRDIAKRLIITTGKKKGQHPSPATVMQMLREHDERAAEPAGT; encoded by the coding sequence ATGAAACAGTCGGTGCTCGTGAGCGACGACTTCAAGCGCGTGGAAGCGCACCCCTGTCCGATGTCCACCTGCGCCGCCCCCGCGGGCTCCCCGTGCCGGACCGGCAAGGGCAAGGTGGCCATCCAATACCACACCGCCCGCTTCCGCCTGGTGCCCCAACTCGCCAAGGTCCTCAGCGCGCCGACACCCGCCGTACGCAAGCCCGGCTCGGTCTGGACCGAGCTGCCCCGGTCCGCGAGCGCCAGCGCCGAACCGGTCGGCCACGTCCGGCTCGGGTACGCCCGCGCCTCGACCGCGCGGCAGTCCCTGGACGCGCAACTGGACTCCCTCACCGAGGCCGGGGTCACCCGGGTCTTCTCCGAGAAGATCTCCACCCGCGCCACCAGGCGCCCCGAGCTGGAAGCCGCCGTCAAGCTCGCCGGGGAGATCCGCTCCTCCGGCGTCGCCGTCGCCCTCGTCGTCCACGAACACAAACGGCTCGGCCGCGGCATCGAACTCGCCATGCTCGCCGAAGAGCTGAAGGCCAACGACGTCGGCCTGGAGTTCCTCACCGGGGAGCTGAAGGGCTCGCACGCCCCCTCCGGCATCGTCTTCACCGTGCTGGCCGCCATGTCCGGCATGGAGCGCGAGTACATCCGCGACCGCACCCTCGAAGGCCACGAGTCCGCCCGCAAGCGCGGCAAGACCATCGGCGGCGCCGGCGTCACCGACGACTCCATGCTCTCCATGGCCCTCCACCTGCGCGACCAGGAGATGAGCCTGCGCGACATTGCCAAGCGGCTCATCATCACCACCGGCAAGAAGAAGGGACAACACCCCTCACCCGCCACCGTCATGCAGATGCTCCGCGAACACGACGAACGGGCCGCCGAACCGGCGGGCACATAA
- a CDS encoding HAMP domain-containing sensor histidine kinase translates to MDPAPPPGDTGRSLWRLADPRSLRWKIAAGVAAAACAMALGIGLLVHRTTETRSMSIGRADALRELDAAKAEFSGARPSSSPQPGYRTGDEVPGHLLDLLAAGPAPVTWYDTSKPAHGPSMWAATEVDGTPIAVSVNMISDLYSRQALDRHMRYAALATLAAVVPLTLLAAELVVRRLRQVAGTARRIRHGDLDARTTGRGHDEISEISSAVNHMADALQGRLHTEQRFTADVAHELRTPLAGLVTSATLLPESEATDLVRDRVKVLHALVDDLLEISRLDAGAERAELQPVPLDELVEESVRRTGLAPRIAATGHPVVETDPRRLDRIVTNLVVNAHVHGGPPVEITVEDATVAVRDHGPGFPAELLAEGPQRFRTGATERGHGHGLGLTIAAGHAQVIGARLTLANDDTGAVVTLDLRPGQP, encoded by the coding sequence ATGGACCCTGCGCCCCCACCCGGCGACACCGGCCGGTCCCTGTGGCGCCTGGCCGACCCGAGATCCCTGCGCTGGAAGATCGCCGCAGGGGTCGCCGCCGCGGCCTGCGCGATGGCCCTGGGCATCGGCCTCCTGGTCCACCGCACCACCGAGACCCGCTCGATGAGCATCGGGCGGGCCGACGCCCTGCGCGAACTGGACGCCGCCAAGGCCGAGTTCAGCGGCGCCCGGCCCAGCAGTTCGCCGCAGCCCGGGTACCGCACCGGCGACGAGGTACCGGGCCATCTCCTCGACCTGCTCGCCGCCGGACCGGCGCCGGTCACTTGGTACGACACCAGCAAGCCGGCCCACGGCCCGTCCATGTGGGCGGCCACGGAGGTCGACGGCACCCCGATCGCCGTCAGCGTCAACATGATCTCCGACCTGTACAGCCGCCAGGCCCTCGACCGGCACATGCGGTACGCGGCGCTCGCCACCCTCGCCGCCGTCGTCCCCCTCACCCTGCTCGCCGCCGAACTGGTGGTGCGCAGGCTGCGCCAGGTCGCAGGCACCGCCCGCCGCATTCGCCACGGCGACCTCGACGCGCGGACCACCGGCCGGGGGCACGACGAGATCAGCGAGATCTCCTCGGCCGTCAACCACATGGCCGACGCGCTCCAGGGCCGCCTCCACACCGAGCAGCGCTTCACCGCCGACGTCGCCCACGAACTGCGCACCCCGCTCGCGGGGTTGGTCACCTCCGCCACACTGCTCCCGGAGAGCGAGGCCACCGATCTCGTACGGGACCGGGTGAAGGTGCTGCACGCCCTGGTCGACGACCTGCTGGAGATCTCTCGCCTCGACGCGGGCGCGGAGCGGGCAGAGCTGCAGCCGGTGCCGCTGGACGAGCTGGTCGAGGAGTCCGTACGGCGCACGGGGCTCGCCCCCCGGATCGCCGCCACCGGTCACCCGGTCGTCGAGACCGACCCCCGCCGCCTCGACCGCATCGTCACCAACCTGGTCGTCAACGCACATGTCCACGGCGGCCCGCCGGTCGAGATCACGGTCGAGGACGCCACCGTCGCCGTCCGTGACCACGGCCCCGGCTTCCCTGCGGAGCTGCTCGCCGAAGGCCCGCAGCGATTCCGCACCGGCGCCACCGAACGCGGCCACGGACACGGCCTGGGCCTGACCATCGCGGCCGGCCACGCCCAGGTGATCGGCGCCCGGCTGACCCTCGCGAACGACGACACCGGCGCGGTCGTCACCCTCGACCTGCGACCGGGGCAGCCGTAG
- the cseB gene encoding two-component system response regulator CseB: protein MRDQPAPVHILLVEDDDTIRRSVGLSLERYGYRVSAAPDGLTGLEMFRETEHDLLLLDIMLPHLDGIGLCRKVRETSQTPVLMMSARGDSLDVVAGLEAGADDYVVKPVDTTVLLARIRTLLRRATFTAPVEPDPATGDGTGLLAFRDLTVDTRGLEVRKDGRPLALTPTELRLLLEFVAVPGIALQRATLLRKVWDYGWDGDIRVVDLAVQRLRKKIGADHIETVRGFGYKFRR from the coding sequence ATGCGCGACCAGCCCGCCCCCGTGCACATCCTCCTCGTCGAGGACGACGACACAATCCGCAGGTCCGTGGGCCTGTCCCTGGAGCGCTACGGCTACCGGGTCTCGGCCGCCCCCGACGGCCTGACCGGCCTGGAGATGTTCCGGGAGACGGAGCACGACCTACTGCTCCTCGACATCATGCTGCCGCACCTCGACGGAATCGGGCTGTGCCGCAAGGTCCGCGAGACCAGCCAGACCCCGGTCCTGATGATGTCGGCCCGCGGCGACTCCCTGGACGTGGTCGCGGGTCTGGAGGCGGGCGCCGACGACTACGTCGTCAAACCGGTCGACACCACTGTGCTGCTGGCCCGCATCCGCACCCTGCTGCGCCGCGCCACCTTCACGGCTCCCGTCGAGCCCGATCCCGCCACCGGCGACGGCACGGGTCTGCTCGCCTTCCGGGACCTGACCGTCGACACCCGCGGCCTCGAGGTCCGCAAGGACGGCAGGCCGCTCGCACTGACTCCCACCGAACTGCGGCTGCTCCTGGAATTCGTGGCCGTACCCGGCATCGCCCTGCAGCGCGCGACCCTGCTGCGCAAGGTGTGGGACTACGGCTGGGACGGCGACATCCGGGTCGTCGACCTGGCGGTGCAGCGGCTGCGCAAGAAGATCGGCGCCGACCACATCGAGACCGTGCGCGGCTTCGGCTACAAGTTCCGCCGCTGA
- a CDS encoding endonuclease/exonuclease/phosphatase family protein, giving the protein MITVMGPKGLSAATTDRTGNSPGDGAPRPPRTTPRLLRRGRLLATAVVLCGIGMVVAAWLPAAMGSFGSLMQTFLPWSGVGVLALLALAAVRQSVVAAVAVLVPAVVWCSLFGVVLVDRRGDGAAGGDLTVVSHNVHDGNPDPVGTTRSLAASGAQVIALEELSPRTAPAYERALADSYPYHSVQGTVGLWSTYPLRDVRPVEIMPWTRALRATVDTPKGPLAVYTAHLASVRASLTKGFNTARRNDAAAKLANAVRAEPLHRVVVVGDFNGTTDDTALGPVTAGLRSAQDEAGAGFGFSWPASFPVVRIDQILVKGVTPVSAWTLPRTGSDHLPVAASLRL; this is encoded by the coding sequence GTGATCACGGTCATGGGCCCCAAAGGGCTGAGCGCCGCGACGACCGACCGCACCGGCAACTCCCCGGGCGACGGCGCCCCACGGCCGCCCCGCACCACGCCCCGGCTGCTCCGGCGCGGCCGCCTCCTCGCCACCGCGGTCGTCCTCTGCGGCATCGGCATGGTCGTCGCCGCCTGGCTGCCCGCCGCGATGGGCAGCTTCGGGAGCCTAATGCAGACGTTCCTGCCCTGGTCGGGAGTGGGCGTGCTTGCGCTTCTCGCCCTGGCCGCCGTGCGGCAGTCGGTGGTCGCCGCCGTAGCCGTCCTGGTCCCGGCCGTGGTCTGGTGCTCCCTGTTCGGCGTGGTGCTCGTCGATAGGCGCGGGGACGGCGCGGCGGGCGGGGACCTCACCGTCGTCAGTCACAACGTGCACGACGGGAACCCCGACCCGGTGGGCACCACCCGCTCCCTCGCCGCTTCCGGCGCCCAGGTGATCGCCCTGGAGGAGCTGTCGCCGCGCACGGCCCCCGCGTACGAACGGGCGCTGGCGGATTCCTATCCGTACCATTCGGTGCAGGGCACGGTCGGGCTGTGGAGCACCTATCCGCTGCGGGATGTGCGGCCTGTCGAGATCATGCCGTGGACCCGCGCCCTGCGGGCCACGGTCGACACTCCGAAGGGGCCGCTCGCCGTGTACACCGCGCACCTCGCCTCGGTGCGGGCCAGTCTCACCAAGGGCTTCAACACCGCGCGCCGCAACGACGCGGCCGCCAAGCTCGCCAACGCCGTACGCGCCGAGCCGCTGCACCGGGTCGTCGTGGTCGGCGACTTCAACGGCACCACCGACGACACCGCCCTCGGCCCGGTCACCGCGGGGCTCCGCTCGGCGCAGGACGAGGCCGGGGCAGGCTTCGGGTTCAGCTGGCCCGCGTCGTTCCCGGTGGTCAGGATCGACCAGATCCTGGTGAAGGGCGTCACCCCGGTCTCCGCGTGGACGCTGCCCCGCACGGGGAGCGACCATCTGCCGGTCGCGGCCTCCCTGCGGCTGTGA
- a CDS encoding D-alanyl-D-alanine carboxypeptidase family protein: MASADARAAVADRLDLPWPDEGQASIEVEGLGKLGATAGQRPLPIASVTKVMTAYVILKEHPLADGEQGPAVAVDAAAAQESHSLTESTAPLREGQRLSERRMLELLLLPSGNNVARLLARWDAGSQQAFVAKMNRAARDLGMHRTTYTGASGLEATTRSTADDQLKLARQTMKDPTLRAVVAMRSTTVPGEPDPVVNTNRLLDRPGVVGLKTGSSTPAGGALMWAAEAGTGGKRHFVLGVVLGQRAGTTPAEGLEAAFEKSGALIDAVQKELPAALGEQGDRT, encoded by the coding sequence GTGGCCTCGGCGGACGCGCGGGCAGCGGTCGCCGACCGGCTTGATCTGCCGTGGCCCGACGAGGGACAGGCGAGCATCGAGGTGGAGGGGCTCGGCAAGCTGGGCGCCACCGCCGGGCAGCGTCCGCTGCCGATCGCCAGCGTCACCAAGGTGATGACGGCGTACGTGATCCTCAAGGAGCATCCGCTGGCCGACGGCGAGCAAGGCCCCGCCGTCGCGGTGGACGCGGCCGCCGCGCAGGAGTCGCACTCGCTGACCGAGTCCACCGCACCGCTGCGCGAGGGCCAGCGGCTCTCCGAGCGCCGGATGCTGGAGCTTCTGCTGCTCCCGTCGGGCAACAACGTGGCCCGGCTGCTGGCCCGTTGGGACGCGGGCAGCCAGCAGGCGTTCGTGGCCAAGATGAACCGGGCCGCGCGCGACCTCGGGATGCACCGCACCACGTACACAGGTGCGAGCGGGCTCGAGGCCACCACCAGGAGCACCGCCGACGACCAGCTCAAGCTGGCCCGGCAGACCATGAAGGATCCGACGTTGCGCGCCGTCGTCGCCATGCGGAGCACGACCGTGCCGGGCGAACCCGACCCGGTCGTCAACACCAACCGGCTCCTCGACCGGCCCGGTGTCGTCGGCCTCAAGACGGGGTCGAGCACCCCGGCGGGCGGAGCTCTGATGTGGGCCGCCGAGGCGGGTACCGGCGGCAAGCGCCACTTCGTGCTCGGGGTGGTGCTCGGCCAGCGGGCCGGGACCACGCCCGCCGAGGGACTCGAAGCAGCCTTCGAGAAGAGCGGTGCGCTGATAGACGCCGTGCAGAAGGAACTCCCGGCGGCGCTCGGCGAACAGGGGGACCGGACGTGA